TTCAGGCGATGGCAAATCGGTAATATCGACTGTAAATACAAATCTGACGAgatttatcaaatataaagaaaagcgTATAAGGAATCttgtataaagaaataaacgtGTTATTAAAGTTGGATCATGATTGTTAGTCCCACAACTTTGTAGAGATCGTGTAAGtggtatttttatataaattattatataaaaaaaaatggtTTTAAGAATAAGTGGGTGCCGTTTATTCTCCCTTTTAATTCCGCATCCTTGTAGATTTATTTCAAGCTATTCCACTTGTATATTTCTCATAGATTCGAAATAATCGTGTTCTTTATCACAGAATATTTCTACAATAGATCTTAGGATTTATTttgtatcaataaataaaagtataccTATGCATCTACGGTAAAACTTCAGGATAAGCAACGGAGGTGGTGTATCACTGGTGTATAAACGCGTATTACAGCGCGATAGAAATGCTAGAATTCTGCATGTGAATTCTCTCGCAGGATATGTCGGCGTATGTCGTTAGTATAAAATCATTGCGTTTCAACCGAAGAACATCCTGTGTGTCGAAAATACAGACGCATGATGTAGAATACACATACAGCCCTTCAACTGACGGTTCGTTTCTAGCAAACAAAAGATTTTCGTAtcgaaattagaattaaaCGCAGTTGTGCTTTGCACGGTGCACGGATTTATCCTAGTGAACGCTAGGATTTCACTTTCAGGGAAGTCTGAAGTTACGGGGAAAATTCGTTTGGAGTCTCAGACGGATTGTCCTCTTTTTATGTTACTTCCTGGACTCTGAGTTTCGTTACTCGAGGGCTTAGCTTCGGTGTGATCTCTTAAACTGAGCGCGCTCTGCCTCCTGGGCTTAGGTATCGGATTCACCTCGTCCAGGAGCTCGGGCTTACGTTTGATCGGTTCGGAGATGTGCAACTCGATCACCTTCACCGGGTCCCGGCGCGCCGCGACTGGCACCGGTGGATCTGTTAGTCTCACCACGTGGATATCCTTTTGCTCGCACGGCAACGTCTTAAACTCCAACTTGACCGGGCCGGACGGTCCGTCCACCATATTCTCGAAAAAGTGCCGGCGATTTGCCTGAATGGACAATCTGCCGCTTGCCGCTGACTCGTCGTCGTGTGCGTCGTCGATACTTTCTTGTTCCTGTCTGCTCTCCAGAGCCTTAATTTGCCTCTCGATCTTCTCTATCTCCTCCTTCACGGAGAAACTATCGCTCCGCGATAACGAACCTTTCTTTCTTAAGCAAACTTCATCGGAATCCTGATCAATGTCTTTGATGATCTCGAGCTTCTCCTGCGAGGTTCTTTCATACTCTACGTTCACGGAATCTTGCTCGATAGAATCTGCAGCAATACTCGATTGCTCCTCTTTCGATTCTTCTTGCGTTTGTTTTTCGCGTCCAGGTTTCTCCGAGTTTTCATCAGGATTGTACGAGGAACTTCCAAGTTCCGGGGAATTCTCGCACTCCTCTGTCTCAGGCTTGCAGTCTTCGGAGATTTTGCACGTTTcgtttttctcaatttttccaTCGGATTTTGACATGCCCTCTAGGCTTTCCGGATCTGATTTGATCTGCTCCTCTTCATCACGTGATGATTTCTCGTTCAATTCTTCCTCGCAACTCTTCTTCGTCATCTCGTCGATGTTCTCCGTAGCCCTAACGATGTCAATCGTGTCGGCTATCTGGAGTTCGGTTTTACTTGCTTTTTCGGTAGCTTCTTCTTTGTTCGTCTTTGACGTAGATTCCGCCTTATTCACCTCTATTACGGATGGTCCATTACTCTCCTATGAAAaatcgtaattattttaactatattatttattatcaaacaTGATTTTATCATTAACGATTAAATGATTTACCGGAGAAGTCTCCAATTGTTCCCGCCGTTGCGGCGGTTGCGGTGCTCTCCGTTTTTTACGTCCGTACGTGCTTGCCGTACTGGTAACAGATACACAACTGTTGATGGACACATTCGATCGCCTTACAGCGTCTTGACTGAATCTCTTGAAAACGTAATCCTCTGCAACGTTTTCGTTCTCATCTCTCAAGCTTGTATCGCCAGGTCGATTAGCCGAATCTTCCTCAAGATTTGATACGGGTCCGTTCGACCTCTGCGACGCTCTATTACCGAATCTCCGTCTGAAAAAGAGATTGACtacagttttaataaaaatccaaTTTGTACGTATCACatgcattttaaaatatcatgtaaagaattatattatttgtacaattcgcaaaaatttaattcagcatatctagtaattaaaatttcatgaatattAGAAATCTGAAGTatcagaaaagaaatatggCATCTTACATTGGTGGAACCGGCGTTCCTTCCGATTTGTCGCGAAGGGTAACATCACCGTTCTGTTTGGGCTGCTTGTCGAAATCCAAAGGTGGAATCTTGTCTGTCGGTCTTGGACTCACTTGTCCAAATCTGAACAAAATAATcgaatttaattctaatttcaagaaaaattttgttttttttggaCACCAGCATTTTTATTCTGGAATTCTTTAAATCCAGAAATTCTAGTAAATTGCCATCGAATGTAGATATATTCTTTGtcatttatattcatttatattttgcaaagttCACCTTCTGATTGGTGGTTTCGGTGTGAGATCGACGTTCATGATAGACGTGGTGGTATCTTGAGGATTTCCATCGTAAAGTCTGGCGGGATCTCCATTTACCGTCAAATTCGAGCCGTATCCTGTGTTGTTGTCGAGTGTGTATTTTCTTCTCCTTGTCAATGTACCTAAGGCTTCATCGAATTCTTGTTGATCTTTAGAGAGGCGCGGAGGTGTTGTCGGTTTGTCGTAAGGTTCCCTCTTATACGTTGTCGAGACTGTAACACACaagttatgttttattttacccGATAAAGTGCGACATCAGTTATGTAAACTGATtagcgtaattaattaacataacaAACCTGTTGTAATCGTTGACCTCTTTGCCGTTGGTTCTGGAGTTTCCTTGCGCTTGCCAAAGAGTCCATTCCTAAATACGAAAttcaatgttaaataaagaaattaataacaaactaTAAGTAAATGGATGATAAATCATAAACGTTATTTTCAGATTATAAAAAGAGTAAACACGCGTTTAATCCGTACTCTTTTAATTAACGCGTGGACAGTCCACCACTTATTTAGAAACACTGTAATTTTCTTAGTGGGCGAAATAAGAATCGTGTCACGCGTTTTGCGTCGGCTCCATGCGACACTTATGCGCACGCAAAGATAACGAAATTGCGAATCGCATCTTTCGACACACTTGGAGCATACACTGGAGAATTCACAATGTGTTATATACATCCAGGCATTCACTTACGCTCTAAGAATTTCACCGATTGCGTCAGTGAAAAATCCGAGGCGAAATAAAGCAACGGCATTCTCTCGCGGATTTAAAAAGAATCGTGAAAGTCATCGAGTAATATCGCATCGTGCACACCCGGCGGCTCGTGACGTCGCAAACGCATTCTTATTTTATCCATCGCTATACGAATACACGCGCGAGTCGAGAGATACCACGCACAAGAAGATTGGTATGGATCTGAACAATCGGATTTGTTGCGCAAAagcaagcgagagagaaaaaaaagaaacggaggAAAGCGGATGTTCTGAAAACGCGACCGGGCGCGAACGGCGGAGCCTTCGCATGCATTCGCGGTCGTTAAAAGCGTCGATTATAGTCATCCTCATTCCGCCTAATATCACTTCCACTTTGCCAACGATCACGGCTATGATAATTTGAGGCGCACTTGTATTCGCCGTTCTGCGTACTCTCGATGCGTATTAATTCAACTTTCGATCCGGCGCAGATTTCTGGGCTTCTCGCGGCTCCACTTGCAGTTCGGATATCCCGATTGCTAATCAGACCGAAACTCATTGTTCCTAATGAAAGCATTTGTAATGAATAATGCGAGGGTAGAATGCGAGAAGTGACTTTCTGCAAAAAAATGGCACGATTCCGCGCGACGTAATCGCGCATAATAGTTCAATCAATTTTCTCGTCGCCTCAGAGAGATCAGAGGGCATTTAAAGTTTAACAATAGGTCGAcagaattttttacattttgcataAGTGTCGTTTCGCAACATGAAGAGAAGTTCTCTAagtaatttctttctcttttgcagAAACTTATACCTGCAAGAACTTGACCGAAAATTACAGTGCTCGTACATTGTTTATAGTGCATTTTAATACACCACAGTTTACGCGTTCACCGTTTGGACTTCAGCCAGATACCAGAGCTATCGATAATCTGAGCCACGCATGTGTAAGTTCAAGTTCAATAAACCTGGTCGGAAACTTGAAAGTATCACATGATGTTTGCCGTTAGTTTGCATGCCCTTGTTTCAAAACGTTACGCATTGTACAGCCAGAAATATGTGAACATACTCACCAAGTGGACTTGAGGGAGAAGCTGTTCGATCTTTTCTTCCGGCTTCTGCCGAACGTCCAGAATTTGTGCTTGGATTCCTTCGACGACGATTTGCTTTCTTGGTGCGTTTGCGGTTGAGGATTCGTCGCATCGTCGTTGAACGGATTCAGGTGTTCCGGATAATTGTAGATCGATATAATAGGTCGCCTGGGCTTCGACGATGACATGGTTTACCGGTGAAATTTCGATCGCTGTCTCGAGAAGGATACCAGTAGGCGAAATATCGCGGATACGCCTCGTGCATAGGTCATCGATTTCTTGTCATGGTTCCTTCCACCGCCCTCGCAATCTGCGAACAAAGTTCACCAAAATGTTACTCCAGACCGTTTTTGTatcataaaaatgaatatgtgcaagaaaggaggagagagtatattcaaattataataaaattgaaaaatgtaattgcaaCACTCATAATTAGGAAAaagggtaattatttagattaacggagcaacctcgaatgaccttgaccttgacatatgttgtcacggtcaccctcctgagtgaccttcaaaaggttttagccgtcgctcattgtttattaaaaagttattaacaaaagaagtttcgaaaatatagtagttattttgaatattgaaagacataaacgacgaatatgaacgaaggaaggaaagtgatttaacctaacctaatctaatctaacctggttaggttaggttaggttatattttccgaaactggagcccggacacatatacgctcgtttttcagcccgcttcgcgggagggcggggggaaggcgcttcgcccctccccccgccagaatccgtgccgtgtaccaagtgatcaaaatctgtacggttgaaatctgtaacaccggctccggcggggggaggggctttgcccctccccccgccctcccgcgaaacgggctgaaaacgagtgtatgtgtccggggctccagtttcggaaaatataacctaacccaaacctatttctgatttaaaggtaaaattccatcaaatatactctttcgtaaacgtacatgatatcgtaaaattatgctctattcattaaacttttttgttaataactttttaacaaacaacgagcgacgggtgaaacctagtgcggattattcaggaaggtgacctttgtaatatatgtcaaactcaagtccttgcttcgcgtggacagctgaaaattcgtgcaaaattattaaacttcttttgttaataactttttaataaccaacgagcgacggctaaaatcttttgaaggtcactcaggagggtgacctctataatatatgtcaaggtcaaggtcatccgagattgctccgttaaactaaataattaccggaAAAAGTTTAAACAgatataattaagataaatatctATCATCAAACTCGAATAAATTGTTACCGAGTGTTTGCTCTTCATTCACTTCATCGTTCAATCAAATTAATGCGTtccgttattaattacaaGTCACGCGCGAGGGAATGATCAGGTTTCTCGGACATTGGTAATTAGTTACTAAATTAACGCGCTGTTAACGGCTGGATCAATATTAGAAGACGTACTAGAGCTATTCGGAGCGATGTAATTGCTGAATGTGCGTGCGCGGGTCCATTGTCGCGACAATTGTTCGGTTCAAACTGGATGACCCGGCGAAGTGAAGCCAATGACAGCCGATACTGCCGCAAGTCAACGATGGATTAATACGCTAACCCGACAATAAAAGTCGTAAACACACACGTGTTACGCTAACCCGGTTAACGAGACGTCTCTCGCCGGATTACAATGCGCAGCTGTACGTCGTTTGCATAATGCAGCTACGCATGCTGTGTTCGTCGTTCTTACATTTGCGTAGCTCGATAGATTCGTTCTTCCCGTTAAAGTTACGCGTAAATTTGTCACcatcgtttaattttaatctcgtCTTCGACATTAGCGCTGCCCAGAAATCCTCCCGAGCCCTGAGACGCGGGGATGAACGGACGCACCGTGTACAGAAAAACGCATCGCGCGAATCGGCGCGAACGCATAGCGTCTAACGAACGCAGTTAGCTCAATTAGCTCACCGTGTTCGCGTTTCGTTTCGCTAATCCCGCGCGCTCCGGCGCGACCGAAATCGTTCGATCGTGCGTAACTCTTGCGCGATTCTATTCTAATGCGATGAGTGATGAGCAACATATGAAACATGACGCGACGCACGAAGGCTTTATGCTAATATCCGTCGCATAACACGCACGCGAATCGCTCGCCAATGTAAATCTTTTTGAGAGAAATACGTCGAAAGAAGATAAACGAGCAGAAGGCGCTCTTACATGAAGTAAACGAAGAAAACGGGTAATGAATAGTCCTTTGTTCGCTCTTGCACGCCTTGGAGCGTATCAAAGAAGTATTAGTCGTAATATACGTATTACCTGCAATTACTTGCAGGGCGTCAagcacgatcgatcgatcgttaatTATGACGCAACTATGTATGATGCACGAGTCTCGCAGCTCGTCGCGTCGCAGCGCGAGCGCTGGAAAAGGATCTCCTTGTGCGTCGAATTAACATGTTAACGTCGTTTCCGCGTTGCCCATTTACTACCCGCCGTTTTACAATATCACGTATCACCTGCGAAAAGCGACTAGAGCATATCGCTAACGCAGCTGGTACAAGAGGAAGATACTGGCGATGAGTACTCGGGCTTGACGAGCAAACGATTAGATCTCCTTTCGCGGAAAGTACACTAATTTAGCCGCTTGATTGTCTTGTTGCCGCTATGGTGCATCCCACGTTCTTTTTCCTGTATATTCTATGGAATCGCAGGATATCATTTTGAAGATCCGCCGCCGAGCGAAGTTGATTGCGCAAAGGGGATTTAATCTAATCTCTCGCCGTCGATGAGAGGCATTTCGCTAGCATAAGTGCTCTCGCACTCCACTTTAATCGGAGCACACGATGACGCCGGATCGA
The Ooceraea biroi isolate clonal line C1 chromosome 4, Obir_v5.4, whole genome shotgun sequence genome window above contains:
- the LOC105285095 gene encoding uncharacterized protein LOC105285095 produces the protein MSSSKPRRPIISIYNYPEHLNPFNDDATNPQPQTHQESKSSSKESKHKFWTFGRSRKKRSNSFSLKSTWNGLFGKRKETPEPTAKRSTITTVSTTYKREPYDKPTTPPRLSKDQQEFDEALGTLTRRRKYTLDNNTGYGSNLTVNGDPARLYDGNPQDTTTSIMNVDLTPKPPIRRFGQVSPRPTDKIPPLDFDKQPKQNGDVTLRDKSEGTPVPPIRRFGNRASQRSNGPVSNLEEDSANRPGDTSLRDENENVAEDYVFKRFSQDAVRRSNVSINSCVSVTSTASTYGRKKRRAPQPPQRREQLETSPESNGPSVIEVNKAESTSKTNKEEATEKASKTELQIADTIDIVRATENIDEMTKKSCEEELNEKSSRDEEEQIKSDPESLEGMSKSDGKIEKNETCKISEDCKPETEECENSPELGSSSYNPDENSEKPGREKQTQEESKEEQSSIAADSIEQDSVNVEYERTSQEKLEIIKDIDQDSDEVCLRKKGSLSRSDSFSVKEEIEKIERQIKALESRQEQESIDDAHDDESAASGRLSIQANRRHFFENMVDGPSGPVKLEFKTLPCEQKDIHVVRLTDPPVPVAARRDPVKVIELHISEPIKRKPELLDEVNPIPKPRRQSALSLRDHTEAKPSSNETQSPGSNIKRGQSV